A region of the Thermoanaerobaculum aquaticum genome:
GGGAAAACACCACACCCCGGTAGTAGTGGGCGGAGGAGCGGGGCACCAGCTCGAAGCGCACTGCCACCCCCTGCGCTCGCGCTGGCGCCGCAGCCGCTTGCAGCCGCTGCCAAGCTTGTTCTTGTCCGAAAAAGCGGACCCAATTACTGCCCTCATCGAAGACCGCCTGGCGCAGGTAGAAAGCCGCCTCACCCCGCAAACCCAAAAGCGACGTCACGCCGTCCGCATCCTTGGCCGCCAGCATCTCCAAAAGCTCCGGATCCGGCGCTTCCTCCGTGAGCAAACCCAGGATCTCCTCCCCCAAACCGGTGTGGCTCACCGTCAAAGCGAGGCCCTCCAGCGGCAAACCAACCTCCTTTAAAAGACCCAACAGCAGCTCCACGGTGGCGGCTGCTTCGTTTTCCACGTTGAAGGACTCAAAGCCCAACTGCATGAACTCCCG
Encoded here:
- a CDS encoding ATP phosphoribosyltransferase regulatory subunit — its product is MMTLHALPAEGARLYEAQYLGMRWLVERGFRPVLLPLVYPVNGEEDGGFRFLDGEGRVWGVRADFTPLIGRAVSGELAEGRTLRVCYAGEVARREAARLRGVREFMQLGFESFNVENEAAATVELLLGLLKEVGLPLEGLALTVSHTGLGEEILGLLTEEAPDPELLEMLAAKDADGVTSLLGLRGEAAFYLRQAVFDEGSNWVRFFGQEQAWQRLQAAAAPARAQGVAVRFELVPRSSAHYYRGVVFSLWGSRGKGLLASGGEYRAQGKLGLVPAVGATVALDQVLAEGAW